A DNA window from Hoplias malabaricus isolate fHopMal1 chromosome 5, fHopMal1.hap1, whole genome shotgun sequence contains the following coding sequences:
- the fbxo25 gene encoding F-box only protein 25 isoform X2, translating into MPFLGQDWRSPGWSWIKTDDGWKPFEFFGNDLRDNNNEFQLEVLVNENKENMYAGDVCEVAAKKRKKDYVNNNTKSQFLYKEKWIFVQKESTRERHGYCTLGEAFNRLDFSSAIQDIRRFNYVVKLLHLIAKSQLTSLSGAAQKNYFNVLEKIVRKVLDDHQNPRLIKSLLEDLSSVLSILIREVGKCVLIGNINVWVCRLETILNWQQQLNNLQIPKQISSGKTLSDLPLHMQNNILYKFSDACDIINLGQATPTLHMLSEDRQLWKKLCQFHFAEKQFCRHLILSEKGHVDWKLMFFTLQKYYPKKEQYGDTLHFCRHCSILFWKDSGHPCTANDPDSCLTPVSPQHFIDLFKF; encoded by the exons ATGCCATTCTTGGGGCAGGACTGGAGGTCTCCTGGTTGGAGCTGGATTAAGACCGACGATGGATGGAAACCTTTTGAGTTTTTTGGCAATGATTTGAGGGATAACAACAATGAATTCCAGCTGGAAGT GCTGGTTAATGAAAACAAAGAGAACATGTACGCAGGAGATGTATGTGAAGTAGCGGCcaagaagaggaaaaaagattACGTCAACAACAACACCAAGTCACAGT TTCTGTACAAGGAGAAGTGGATCTTCGTTCAGAAGGAGAGCACACGAGAG AGACATGGGTACTGCACGCTGGGCGAGGCCTTTAACAGGTTGGACTTCTCCAGTGCCATTCAGGATATACGCAGGTTCAACTACGTGGTCAAA CTTCTGCATCTTATCGCAAAGTCTCAGCTGACGTCTCTGAGCGGCGCTGCTCAGAAGAACTACTTTAATGTGCTGGAGAAGATTGTAAGAAAGG TCCTGGATGATCACCAGAACCCTCGACTGATCAAATCTTTGCTGGAGGACCTCAGCTCAGTGCTGTCTATTCTCATCCGGGAGGTCGGCAAGTGTGTGCTCATCGGCAACATCAACGTCTGGGTCTGTCGCCTGGAAACCATCCTCAATTGGCAGCAGCAGCTCAACAATTTACAGATCCCTAAG CAAATCTCCAGCGGAAAGACGTTGAGCGATCTTCCTCTGCACATGCAGAACAACATCCTGTACAAGTTCAGTGACGCCTGTGACATCATAAACTTGGGACAGGCCACGCCTACTTTGCACATGCTCAGTGAAGACCGGCAGCTGTGGAAGAAGCTGTGCCAGTTTCACTTTGCTGAGAAACAG TTCTGCAGACACTTGATTCTGTCGGAGAAAGGCCATGTGGACTGGAAGCTGATGTTCTTCACGCTGCAGAAGTACTACCCGAAGAAGGAGCAGTACGGAGACACACTCCACTTCTGCAGACACTGTAGCATTCTCTTCTGGAAG GATTCGGGTCACCCCTGCACGGCGAATGATCCAGACAGCTGCCTGACGCCCGTCTCTCCCCAGCACTTCATCGATCTGTTCAAGTTCTAA
- the fbxo25 gene encoding F-box only protein 25 isoform X1: MPFLGQDWRSPGWSWIKTDDGWKPFEFFGNDLRDNNNEFQLEVLVNENKENMYAGDVCEVAAKKRKKDYVNNNTKSQFLYKEKWIFVQKESTRERHGYCTLGEAFNRLDFSSAIQDIRRFNYVVKLLHLIAKSQLTSLSGAAQKNYFNVLEKIVRKVLDDHQNPRLIKSLLEDLSSVLSILIREVGKCVLIGNINVWVCRLETILNWQQQLNNLQIPKQISSGKTLSDLPLHMQNNILYKFSDACDIINLGQATPTLHMLSEDRQLWKKLCQFHFAEKQFCRHLILSEKGHVDWKLMFFTLQKYYPKKEQYGDTLHFCRHCSILFWKDRHLALLFKDSGHPCTANDPDSCLTPVSPQHFIDLFKF, translated from the exons ATGCCATTCTTGGGGCAGGACTGGAGGTCTCCTGGTTGGAGCTGGATTAAGACCGACGATGGATGGAAACCTTTTGAGTTTTTTGGCAATGATTTGAGGGATAACAACAATGAATTCCAGCTGGAAGT GCTGGTTAATGAAAACAAAGAGAACATGTACGCAGGAGATGTATGTGAAGTAGCGGCcaagaagaggaaaaaagattACGTCAACAACAACACCAAGTCACAGT TTCTGTACAAGGAGAAGTGGATCTTCGTTCAGAAGGAGAGCACACGAGAG AGACATGGGTACTGCACGCTGGGCGAGGCCTTTAACAGGTTGGACTTCTCCAGTGCCATTCAGGATATACGCAGGTTCAACTACGTGGTCAAA CTTCTGCATCTTATCGCAAAGTCTCAGCTGACGTCTCTGAGCGGCGCTGCTCAGAAGAACTACTTTAATGTGCTGGAGAAGATTGTAAGAAAGG TCCTGGATGATCACCAGAACCCTCGACTGATCAAATCTTTGCTGGAGGACCTCAGCTCAGTGCTGTCTATTCTCATCCGGGAGGTCGGCAAGTGTGTGCTCATCGGCAACATCAACGTCTGGGTCTGTCGCCTGGAAACCATCCTCAATTGGCAGCAGCAGCTCAACAATTTACAGATCCCTAAG CAAATCTCCAGCGGAAAGACGTTGAGCGATCTTCCTCTGCACATGCAGAACAACATCCTGTACAAGTTCAGTGACGCCTGTGACATCATAAACTTGGGACAGGCCACGCCTACTTTGCACATGCTCAGTGAAGACCGGCAGCTGTGGAAGAAGCTGTGCCAGTTTCACTTTGCTGAGAAACAG TTCTGCAGACACTTGATTCTGTCGGAGAAAGGCCATGTGGACTGGAAGCTGATGTTCTTCACGCTGCAGAAGTACTACCCGAAGAAGGAGCAGTACGGAGACACACTCCACTTCTGCAGACACTGTAGCATTCTCTTCTGGAAG GACAGACACCTGGCTTTGCTCTTTAAG GATTCGGGTCACCCCTGCACGGCGAATGATCCAGACAGCTGCCTGACGCCCGTCTCTCCCCAGCACTTCATCGATCTGTTCAAGTTCTAA